In Catharus ustulatus isolate bCatUst1 chromosome 28, bCatUst1.pri.v2, whole genome shotgun sequence, one DNA window encodes the following:
- the SC5D gene encoding lathosterol oxidase yields MDLVLEAADRHLLTPYVYPAGWPEDEPCRQLLSLFVITNLGALALYLLFGTLSYYFIFDHELKKHPQFLENQVSREIAYAVRSLPWISVPTVALFFAEVRGYSKLYDNIEDSPYGWSGVFLSMLSFLFFTDMGIYWIHRGLHHKLFYKRFHKPHHLWKIATPFASHAFHPVDGFMQSLPYHVYPFLFPLHKVTYLGLYIFVNVWTISIHDGDYRVPRLLRHVINGSAHHTDHHLYFDYNYGQYFTLWDKIGGSYKSPTSFEGKGPHDYLRKLREKEAGASNGVVASKKDPAVSNGAVASKTD; encoded by the exons ATGGATCTGGTGCTGGAAGCCGCGGACCGGCACCTGCTGACCCCCTACGTGTACCCGGCGGGGTGGCCCGAGGACGAGCCGTGCCGCCAGCTGCTCAGCCTTTTTGTCATCACCAACCTGGGGGCCCTCGCCCTCTACCTGCTCTTCGGCACCCTCAGCTACTACTTCATCTTCGACCACGAGCTCAAGAAACATCCCCAGTTCCTAGAG AACCAGGTGAGCCGGGAGATCGCCTACGCCGTGCGCTCCCTGCCGTGGatcagtgtccccactgtcgCTCTGTTCTTCGCCGAGGTGCGGGGCTACAGCAAACTCTACGACAACATCGAGGACTCCCCGTATG GCTGGTCTGGTGTCTTCCTCAGCATGCtgtccttcctcttcttcactGACATGGGCATCTACTGGATACACCGTGGGCTCCACCACAAGCTGTTCTACAAG CGCTTCCACAAGCCCCACCACCTGTGGAAGATCGCCACGCCCTTCGCCAGCCACGCCTTCCACCCCGTGGATGGCTTCATGCAGAGCCTGCCCTACCACGTGTACCCCTTCCTGTTCCCCCTGCACAAAGTCACCTACCTGGGCCTCTACATCTTCGTCAACGTCTGGACCATCTCCATCCACGACGGCGATTACCGCGTGCCGCGGCTGCTGCGCCACGTCATCAACGGCTCTGCCCACCACACCGACCACCACCTGTACTTCGACTACAACTACGGGCAGTATTTCACCCTCTGGGACAAGATTGGTGGCTCTTACAAGAGCCCCACGTCCTTTGAAGGAAAAGGCCCCCACGATTACTTGCGCAAGCTGCGAGAGAAAGAGGCGGGAGCGTCCAACGGCGTCGTGGCCTCCAAGAAAGACCCAGCGGTGTCCAACGGCGCCGTGGCCTCCAAGACTGACTAG